ACAATTCAGCCCTTTTGCAAACAATCGACCTATCGTCGTTTTCCCAACACCACGTGTACCGCTAAACAAGTAGGCATGATGGAGCCGGTTCTGGGCTAAAGCATTTTCCAATGCTGTCAAAACATGGCTTTGCCCTACCACTTCATTGAAGTTAGTAGGTCGCCACTTTCGAGCTAAAGCAAGATAACTCATGAATATATCCGATTAATGGCCGTCAAATTCACAGATACTGTATACGTCGAGGCCTAAACCTTCTAGACGCTTGTCGCCACCAATCTCTGGAAGATTGATAACAAATGCAGCATGTTCCACAGCGCCACCCAACTGACGAATCAGTTTCGTTGTCGCTTCAATAGTGCCACCAGTAGCCAAAAGATCATCAACAACCAACACTTTGTCACCTTCCGAAATCGCGTCAGTGTGGATTTCCAGTGTGTCAGTGCCGTACTCGAGCTCATAAGATTGAGCAACGGTCTCACGTGGCAATTTACCCGGCTTACGCACAGGAACAAAACCTAGTCCTAGCTCAAGTGCAAGCGGAGCCCCGAAGAGAAAACCACGCGCTTCTGTACCTACAATTTTGGTGAAACCCATGTCCTTGTATTTTTCAACTAATAGTTGGATCGTCGCTTGGTAAGCAGGAGCGTCTTCCATCAAGCTGGTCACGTCACGAAATAGAATGCCTGGCTTTGGATAATCTGGAATACTTTTGATGCTGGATTTGATCAGTGAGATTGTTTCAGTTGTCATAACTCGTTTCTTAGATTGGCTAAGCGTGTACCTATCGTGTCATTATGTGGTGACGCTAGCGGGGTTCTCTGCACATTTGGGTCATCAACCGCTGACTTAAATGATCTGTGCCTACAATTATAAACGCCCACTCTGAAGAGCGGGCAAACTTTACTGCAATCTTAGTGATTTTCTTGCTTGTCAGCAAGGCGCTCAATCACTGGTAAACGAATAAACCAAGTCAATAAGATGATCAGCATGACCACCAGCATAATCTTTAACCAAAAGTGGGGAACAACCCAAATAGAAAAGGTAAAGCTCGCGACCATGCAAATGGCTCCACGTGTTTTTACTTTGCTGGTTACTGCACCATGCTGATGCCAATTGTCTAAGATGGGCCCAAACGTTTTGTGCTCATGCAACCAACGATGGAAGGTTGGGCTACTGCGCATAAAACACGCACTGGCAAGAAGAATAAATGGCGTCGTTGGGAGAAGAGGGAGGAATATGCCCAGAAAGCCCAGGCACAAACTTAAGCTACCGACAATATTTAAACCAAGTCTTTGAATACTGATGGTAAGCTCCGAGAAATCAATTAGAAACCCGCGTATCCATTCATTACACGAATCCAAGTTAACGTGGCTGGTAGTGTAGGGATCAGTAGCACTGCAATAAAACCTAGAAAGTAGAAAATATTGTAAGGTTCTTTGAAATCTTTGTCTGCCATGGGATTACTTCTCTAATGTAGTGACGACTTTCCGACCACGAGTTAAACTTTCGTTAAAACATTGGGTCATTTTTGTTTTGGCGGACTATACCCTAATACCTTGCACATAAACACCGAATAAAAAAATGGTTATTCCACTATTCTACTCAATGCCAAAGGAGCGCTTACGCACTCCCTCCGCGGAAAATATCTAAGCTGAAACTACTTGAACCCAAGCAGCTTAAAGTTAACTGGCAAGCAGACTGTATTGGCAAATCAGTGGTAATGAAGTTCTTCGCACAACTATCCCCTAGCCTGACACCCGCCGGGATGTGCTGCGAAAAATAGCCATTAGACCACTGGGCATCTAATCCGGCAGGTAAAATAGATAGTGTTCCTTCAGACACATCAGCTAATCCAAACAAGGCACGTACAGGACTCGCACATTCGGAACATGTCACCCCTTTTTCAAGGAGGTCGGCAATGTCTTTCAGATCCGCGTTGAAACACTTCAGATTTCTTAAGTAATCATGGAACAACGCGCGTACCAGCAGAGTCGTCGCTGCACCATGCTGCCCTTCGCTCGCTGAGTCAACAAGATAAAACGCAAACTGGCCATTCATAAGCCAAGCATAATCAAACACTAGAGGCATAACATCTGTGGACTGCAATAAGCGGTAACTGCACTTCCAATCCCCCTGAGAGGTATCCTTATCAGGTAGCAAAGCATGAAGTAAATCTTTCGCAGCAATGGGATTGTCTTCGAGATATTCGAGGTGCCAATGTAACTCTTGTTCCTCTGGCATATCACCACTGTCTACACGAAACCATTGGCTGGCAAAATCACGCTGATCAGAAAGATGGTTATCTGAATCGTCGAGTGTGTTTTCGATTGCACTCGCAAGATGCTCATGATTTGCAATTGGCTTTGGTAAAAAATCCTTAATACCAAAACGTAGCGCTTTTGCTACATCTGACATTTCATCGGTTGCAGACACAACGATCAACGGGAGCGATGGGTACTCTAAACTCACCTCTTCCACAAACTCTATACCATCCAACACTGGCATCGATAGATCGCACAATATGATATCTGGCTCAGCATCTCTGAGCTTTTTGAGACCTTCTAAGCCATTTTCAGCTTCAACTATTTGATAACCTTGAGCTTCGAGAAACCCGCTGGTAATCTTACGAAAAACAGGATCATCATCGACTAGCATAATCCGTTTTGGGCTGGCAGCCAGCTGAACTGAGGGCTTTGTCGCCACTTCGTATGTTTTATGCATAAACCTTCGCCTCACACAACTAAAAACGTACAACTGCTGTTATTATTGTTTTTATAACTCGTTTCAAACACTCATTTAAAAGTAGTCGCGAAAGTGTATTTATACAAATCTTCCACTTCTCGCACTTGTTACATACTATATGTATGCAATGTCAAAGATCG
This window of the Vibrio neptunius genome carries:
- the apt gene encoding adenine phosphoribosyltransferase, encoding MTTETISLIKSSIKSIPDYPKPGILFRDVTSLMEDAPAYQATIQLLVEKYKDMGFTKIVGTEARGFLFGAPLALELGLGFVPVRKPGKLPRETVAQSYELEYGTDTLEIHTDAISEGDKVLVVDDLLATGGTIEATTKLIRQLGGAVEHAAFVINLPEIGGDKRLEGLGLDVYSICEFDGH
- a CDS encoding YbaN family protein, producing MVGSLSLCLGFLGIFLPLLPTTPFILLASACFMRSSPTFHRWLHEHKTFGPILDNWHQHGAVTSKVKTRGAICMVASFTFSIWVVPHFWLKIMLVVMLIILLTWFIRLPVIERLADKQENH
- a CDS encoding response regulator, whose product is MHKTYEVATKPSVQLAASPKRIMLVDDDPVFRKITSGFLEAQGYQIVEAENGLEGLKKLRDAEPDIILCDLSMPVLDGIEFVEEVSLEYPSLPLIVVSATDEMSDVAKALRFGIKDFLPKPIANHEHLASAIENTLDDSDNHLSDQRDFASQWFRVDSGDMPEEQELHWHLEYLEDNPIAAKDLLHALLPDKDTSQGDWKCSYRLLQSTDVMPLVFDYAWLMNGQFAFYLVDSASEGQHGAATTLLVRALFHDYLRNLKCFNADLKDIADLLEKGVTCSECASPVRALFGLADVSEGTLSILPAGLDAQWSNGYFSQHIPAGVRLGDSCAKNFITTDLPIQSACQLTLSCLGSSSFSLDIFRGGSA